TTCCCGTGCCTCGGCCTGGCCTACGAGGCGGGACGGGCGGGGGAGACCGCACCGGCGTGGCTCAACGCCGCCAACGAGGTGGCGGTGGCCGCCTTCCTCGACGGGCTCATCTCCTGGGTGGCGATCGCCGACGTACTCAAAGCCACCCTCGACCGGCATGATGGAACCAGAGCCACCTCGGTCGACGTTGTCATCGACGTGGACCACCGGGCCCGCGAGGCTGCCCGGGACGTGATCGAGAGGACGTACCGCGCATGAGCGCCACGGACACCAACCAGGGCGGCGGGTCGGGGACCCCCGAGGGACCGGACGTCCCGGACCACGACGGTGCGCCCGTGGCCATGGTCCACGAGGCGGAGGTGCCGGCCGAGGACGTCGCCGGCGACGGGACCGAGACGGACGACATGGTCCAGTCCAGCCCGTTGCGCATCCTCGCCGTGCTCGCGGCGCTCGCCGCCGTCTGGATCCTGGCCAGCCCCGTGTGGGTGGCCGTCATCCTGGCCATCGTGTTGATGCTGTTCCTCCACGAGCTCGGCCACTACCTCACCGCGAAGCGCGCCGGCATGCTCGTCACCGAGTTCTTCATCGGCTTCGGGCCGCGCATCTGGTCGTTCCGGCGCGGCGAGGTCGAGTACGGCCTGAAGGCCATCCCCGCCGGCGCCTACGTGCGCATCGTGGGCATGAGCAACCTCGACGAGGTCGACCCCGCCGACGAGGCCCGCGCCTACCGCCAGCAGCCCTTCTGGCAGCGCTTCTCGGTGGCGGTGGCCGGGTCCACCATGCACTTCCTGCTCGCCTTCGCCCTGCTCTTCACCCTGTTCGTGGGCTTCGGCGAGCCCGACCGCTCGGCCTGGACGGTCGACCGCGTCACCCCGTCGGACGCGCTCGAGCAGAACGGCGAGCCGGTGGACAGCCCGGCGGTCGAGGCCGGCCTGCGCCCCGGTGACCGCGTCGTGGCCGTGAACGACGAGGTCGTCGGCGACTTCGCCGAGCTGAAGGACGTCGTCGAGTCGCTCCCCGGTGAGACGGTGACCCTCACCGTCGAGCGCGACGGCGACACCTTCGAGACCACCACCACCCTGCTGAGCCAGGGCCCGGACGGGGCGGAGGAGGGCTTCCTCGGCATCAACGGGGACGTGCCCCTGCGCCGCCTCGGGCCGATCGCCGCCGTCCAACGCTCGGCCAGCACCTTCGGCGAGGTCGTGGCCGGCTCGCTCACCAGCATCCCCAAGGGAGTTTCCAGCCTCTTCCAGGCCGCGGCGGACAGCACCAGTTCGGATGACTCCAGCACCCCGACGGTCTCGGACGACGGCGTGTCCTCGGATCCGAACCAGAACCGCATCGTGTCGATCTACGGTGCCGCCCGCCTCGGCGAGCAGGCCGCGCGCCTCGGCATGGCCACGGTGCTGATCCTCTTCGCGATGGTCAACATCTTCATCGGCATCTTCAACCTGCTGCCCCTGTTGCCGCTCGACGGTGGCCACGTGGCCATCGCCATCTACGAGAAGTTCCGGGAGTGGCGCCTGGGCAACAACCGGCGCTACTTCGTCGACGTCGGCAAGTTGCTGCCGGTCACCTACGCGGTGGTCATGGTGATGGTGGGAATCGGCGTCCTCACGCTGTACATGGACGTCATCAACCCCATCAACCTGCCCAACTAGCCGGGATGCACGCCCGCTGATGCCCGAGCCCGAGGCCCAGAGCCGGTACCCGCGCCGGGTGACCCGCAAGATCACGCTGCCCCACCCGTCGCGACCCGTCGACGTGGGCGGCGACGCCCGCATCACGGTGCAGTCGATGACGACCACCAAGACCGCCGACGTCGAGGGCACCCTCCAGCAGATCTACGCCCTCGCCGGCGCCGGCGCCGACATCGTGCGCTGCACGTGCAACGAGATCGAGGCGGCCGAGGGCCTGGCCCAGATCGTCCCTCGTTCGCCGGTGCCGATCGTGGCCGACATCCATCACCAGTACAAGATGGCCCTCGCCGCGCTGGAGGCCGGCGTGCACTGCCTGCGCCTCAACCCCGGCAACATCCGCAAGCCCGAGCACATCAAGCTCGTGGCCCAGGAGTGCAAGGACCGCGGCATCCCCATCCGCATCGGGGTGAACGGCGGCTCGCTGCACCCGGACCTCTACGCCAAGTACGGCGACCGCATCGTGCCGGAGGCGCTCGTCGAGTCGGCCCAGATGGAGCTCGCCTACTTCGACGAGGTGGGATTCGACGACGTCAAGATCTCGGTCAAGGCCTCCAACGTGCCATTGATGATCGAGGCGTACCGCCAGCTCTCCGAGGT
The genomic region above belongs to Acidimicrobiales bacterium and contains:
- a CDS encoding site-2 protease family protein → MSATDTNQGGGSGTPEGPDVPDHDGAPVAMVHEAEVPAEDVAGDGTETDDMVQSSPLRILAVLAALAAVWILASPVWVAVILAIVLMLFLHELGHYLTAKRAGMLVTEFFIGFGPRIWSFRRGEVEYGLKAIPAGAYVRIVGMSNLDEVDPADEARAYRQQPFWQRFSVAVAGSTMHFLLAFALLFTLFVGFGEPDRSAWTVDRVTPSDALEQNGEPVDSPAVEAGLRPGDRVVAVNDEVVGDFAELKDVVESLPGETVTLTVERDGDTFETTTTLLSQGPDGAEEGFLGINGDVPLRRLGPIAAVQRSASTFGEVVAGSLTSIPKGVSSLFQAAADSTSSDDSSTPTVSDDGVSSDPNQNRIVSIYGAARLGEQAARLGMATVLILFAMVNIFIGIFNLLPLLPLDGGHVAIAIYEKFREWRLGNNRRYFVDVGKLLPVTYAVVMVMVGIGVLTLYMDVINPINLPN